Proteins from a genomic interval of Zingiber officinale cultivar Zhangliang chromosome 2A, Zo_v1.1, whole genome shotgun sequence:
- the LOC122044372 gene encoding UDP-glycosyltransferase 88F3-like → MAGIKKEMVVLYPSPGMGHLVSMVELGRLFLQRGLAVTIVTVDPPYNTGSTASFIARASAANPGIAFHRLPAVELPANPSSHHHEALAFDLIRRSNPNLLAFLRSLSPAPSALVLDFFCLFALDAAAPLHLPCFLFFTSGSAVLSVFLHLPSLDVACAPSSFRDLDDKPLSIPGVPPLPADHMGISMLDRDDDAYRGFVYISDRIPDVKGIFVNTFRELEPRALEAISAGLCVTDGRSTPPVYPIGPLITERKTDGGGECLAWLDALPDASVVFLCFGSIGVFEAEQLREIAKGLDRSGHRFLWVVRSPPSHDPSKRFEAPPEPDLDALLPEGFLERTRARGLVVKGWAPQSEVLRHAAVGGFVTHCGWNSVLEAAVAGVPMLAWPLYAEQWMNKVFLVEEMQAAAAVEGYAGLVTAEEIETKVRWLMESEGGRRLRDRAADMKERAAAAVGEGGSSRVALQELVAQLKRGD, encoded by the coding sequence ATGGCCGGGATTAAGAAGGAGATGGTGGTGCTGTACCCGTCGCCGGGGATGGGCCACCTGGTCTCTATGGTGGAGCTCGGCCGCCTCTTCCTCCAACGCGGCCTCGCCGTGACCATCGTCACCGTCGACCCACCCTACAACACTGGCTCCACCGCCTCCTTCATCGCCCGCGCCTCCGCCGCCAACCCCGGCATCGCCTTCCACCGCCTCCCCGCCGTCGAACTGCCCGCCAACCCCTCCTCCCACCACCACGAGGCCCTCGCCTTCGACCTCATCCGCCGCTCCAACCCCAACCTCCTCGCCTTCCTCCGCTCCCTCTCCCCTGCCCCCAGTGCCCTCGTCCTCGACTTCTTCTGCCTCTTCGCTCTCGACGCCGCCGCCCCCCTCCACCTCCCTTGCTTCCTGTTCTTCACATCTGGATCGGCCGTCCTCTCCGTGTTCCTCCACCTCCCCTCTCTAGACGTCGCATGCGCCCCCAGTAGCTTCCGCGACCTCGACGACAAGCCGCTTTCCATCCCCGGCGTCCCCCCGCTCCCCGCCGACCACATGGGCATCTCCATGCTCGACCGCGACGACGACGCCTACAGAGGCTTCGTCTACATCTCCGATCGCATACCTGATGTCAAAGGCATCTTCGTCAACACCTTCCGGGAACTCGAGCCGCGCGCGCTCGAGGCCATCTCCGCCGGTCTCTGCGTCACCGACGGCCGCTCCACGCCGCCGGTGTACCCCATCGGCCCTTTGATCACCGAGAGGAAGACGGACGGCGGAGGCGAGTGCTTAGCGTGGCTCGACGCCCTCCCGGACGCCAGCGTCGTCTTCCTCTGTTTCGGCAGCATCGGAGTGTTCGAGGCGGAGCAGTTGAGGGAGATCGCGAAAGGACTTGACCGGAGCGGGCACCGGTTCCTGTGGGTGGTCCGGAGCCCGCCGAGCCATGACCCGTCCAAGCGGTTCGAAGCGCCGCCCGAGCCCGACCTGGACGCTCTGCTTCCCGAGGGTTTCCTGGAGCGGACGCGCGCGCGGGGGCTGGTTGTGAAGGGGTGGGCGCCGCAGTCGGAGGTGCTCCGCCACGCGGCGGTGGGAGGGTTCGTGACCCACTGCGGGTGGAACTCGGTGCTGGAGGCGGCGGTAGCGGGCGTGCCCATGCTTGCGTGGCCGCTCTACGCGGAGCAAtggatgaacaaggtgttcctgGTGGAGGAGAtgcaggcggcggcggcggtggagGGGTACGCGGGGCTGGTGACTGCGGAGGAGATCGAGACGAAGGTGCGGTGGTTAATGGAGTCTGAGGGAGGGAGGAGGCTGAGGGATCGTGCGGCGGACATGAAGGAGAGGGCAGCGGCTGCGGTCGGAGAAGGGGGGTCGTCGCGGGTGGCGCTCCAGGAGCTGGTGGCGCAGCTGAAACGCGGCGATTAG